A genome region from bacterium includes the following:
- a CDS encoding YSC84-related protein, with translation MSVSSFRRSLALAACLVLVGSLALPGVSYAKTPEEIDASVNAALVRFDQQVKGGATFLAASKGVLVLPGVVKAAFVIGGQYGEGALQVSGTTRGYYSIAGGSWGASIGIQKKDLIIVFRDGAALRQFEDASGWQVGVNGAVTLVNVGVGADVSTMEINQPVVAFVVGQKGLMFDVSLQGAKISKLNK, from the coding sequence ATGTCTGTTTCGTCCTTCCGCCGGAGCCTCGCGCTCGCGGCGTGTCTGGTTCTCGTCGGCAGCCTTGCGCTCCCCGGCGTGTCTTATGCGAAGACGCCGGAGGAGATCGACGCCAGCGTGAACGCGGCGCTGGTTCGCTTCGATCAGCAGGTCAAGGGCGGCGCCACGTTCCTCGCCGCCTCCAAAGGAGTGCTCGTCCTTCCGGGCGTGGTCAAGGCCGCCTTCGTGATCGGTGGACAGTACGGCGAAGGCGCTCTCCAGGTTAGCGGAACCACGCGTGGATACTACAGCATCGCGGGTGGGTCGTGGGGGGCCTCGATTGGCATTCAGAAGAAGGACCTCATCATCGTGTTCCGCGACGGCGCGGCGCTCCGGCAGTTCGAAGACGCGTCGGGCTGGCAGGTCGGCGTCAACGGCGCGGTGACCCTGGTGAACGTGGGGGTGGGCGCCGATGTGAGCACGATGGAGATCAACCAGCCGGTCGTCGCATTCGTGGTGGGACAGAAGGGGTTGATGTTCGACGTGTCGCTGCAGGGGGCGAAAATCAGCAAACTCAATAAGTAG